The Fibrobacter sp. UWP2 genome has a window encoding:
- a CDS encoding folylpolyglutamate synthase/dihydrofolate synthase family protein — MQTAGMEYLESRLMFGMVPGLESTRRLCEALGNPQEKFKTIHVVGTNGKGSTSYYLAGILQAHGFKTGLYTSPHLVSLRERIRVNDKPIPEADLERLLLAVKNAAERERIEPTFFEVLTLVAFLYYAEQGVDVVSMEAGMGGRLDSTAIACGGIVVLTSVGLEHTEVLGPTEEAILKEKMAVADAGGDVAHKIFIVGGVSDKLKVEAQAFTDARGAACEFPQVRRGVELPNLGRHYVENASLSLAAAERFIARDGRCAYDDALALSALKTRSWAGRMQTLRGLDGGVRIILDGAHNSHAVRRLVETLDEYYPGQRFHCLFGALKDKDVGEMLALMAPHVSHWHVTKTSYPRFRELDDVCAELSKAGGVVESAEELSRGYIDKILSGLHADGNSPLLITGSLYMIGACVEMLKDDFAELAFFRDLVPTTNEHR, encoded by the coding sequence ATGCAAACTGCCGGTATGGAATACCTTGAGTCGCGCCTGATGTTCGGGATGGTCCCCGGACTCGAATCGACGCGCAGGCTTTGCGAGGCGCTTGGAAACCCGCAAGAAAAATTCAAGACGATTCATGTGGTTGGCACTAACGGCAAGGGCTCCACGAGTTACTACCTCGCGGGCATTCTGCAGGCGCACGGCTTCAAGACGGGACTTTACACGAGTCCTCACTTGGTGAGCCTTCGCGAACGCATCCGCGTAAACGACAAGCCGATTCCCGAAGCCGATTTGGAACGCCTCCTGCTCGCGGTCAAAAATGCCGCGGAGCGTGAACGCATCGAACCTACGTTTTTCGAGGTGCTGACGCTAGTCGCTTTCCTCTACTACGCGGAGCAGGGCGTGGACGTGGTGTCGATGGAAGCGGGCATGGGCGGGCGCCTGGACAGTACTGCGATTGCTTGCGGTGGCATTGTGGTGTTGACGAGCGTGGGGCTTGAACATACCGAGGTGCTGGGCCCTACCGAAGAGGCGATTCTCAAGGAAAAAATGGCGGTTGCCGATGCCGGCGGCGATGTTGCTCACAAGATTTTCATTGTCGGGGGCGTTTCGGACAAGCTAAAGGTCGAGGCGCAGGCTTTTACCGACGCCCGCGGTGCCGCTTGCGAGTTCCCGCAGGTACGTCGCGGTGTCGAACTCCCGAATCTCGGGCGCCACTATGTGGAGAACGCGAGCCTTTCGCTTGCGGCGGCGGAGCGGTTCATCGCCCGCGACGGCCGATGCGCATACGATGATGCGCTTGCGCTTTCGGCGCTCAAGACGCGCTCCTGGGCGGGCCGCATGCAGACGCTCCGCGGTCTGGATGGCGGTGTCCGCATCATATTGGACGGGGCTCACAATTCCCATGCGGTACGCCGCCTTGTCGAGACCCTGGACGAATATTATCCCGGTCAAAGATTCCATTGCCTTTTCGGTGCGCTCAAGGACAAGGACGTGGGCGAGATGCTTGCCTTAATGGCCCCGCATGTTTCGCACTGGCATGTCACAAAGACTTCGTACCCCAGGTTCCGCGAACTTGACGACGTATGCGCCGAGCTCTCGAAAGCCGGGGGCGTCGTGGAGAGCGCGGAAGAACTTTCTCGCGGGTATATCGACAAGATTCTCTCGGGGTTGCATGCTGATGGCAACTCG